From the genome of Colwellia psychrerythraea 34H, one region includes:
- a CDS encoding DNA translocase FtsK, whose amino-acid sequence MSSDLIKNSDVSLEALTNKQLTGVQRLLEAGLLFFTVFAMFMMLALFSFDPADPGWAQTGYQTQVRNLGGAVGAYLSDLLLNLFGLIAYSLPFVIAIVGWLLFQRFHELMKLDYLTLGLKLIGFFMFYLGVTSLASMNFDDIFYFSAGGILGDVLSKTLLPYFSFVGSTLLFLLFTCAGFVLLTGFSWLKFIDSVGRYTIESALWLANSPKLIKMHFGTSDNSDDDELGIAKSRLGKNRSGKNKANVKDEPLTSDESHSKKSPAAKEATDSLPSGMHAQTAIIELPEPFNAENEQIAPRNMTEKSEPFIDIAELMTELSAGNVQQHVSEKEITAAFAEVDKPDVADDFQSPIPAQLAPIEQSISNKNGQVNLVPVEEKPSQEMPSIDLLDRPDKAKNPINQDELDMVSRLVEAKLLDFGVQAQVVAVYPGPVITRFELDLAPGIKVNKITSLSKDLARALSAISVRVVEVIPGKSVIGLELPNKHREIVYLSEVIGCAAFEESPSPLAMVLGTDIAGDPVVVDLGKMPHLLVAGTTGSGKSVGVNTMIVSLLYKSTPEDVRMIMIDPKMLELSVYEGIPHLLAEVVTDMKDAANALRWCVGEMERRYKVMSAVGVRNLKGYNKKVLEAIAAGEPLIDPTWQPNDGMDQTPPMLEKLPSIVVIVDEFADMMMIVGKKVEELIARIAQKARAAGIHLILATQRPSVDVITGLIKANIPTRMAFQVSSGLNSRTILDQQGAEQLLGMGDMLYLPPGTGVPTRVHGAFVDDHEVHAVVKDWKSRGEPNYVEEILSGEHDQDILLPGEQPEGSEAEEVDALYDEAVNFVTEKRRVSISSVQRQFRIGYNRSARIVEQMELQGVVSTPGNNGAREVLAPPPVRDF is encoded by the coding sequence TTGTCTTCAGATCTTATAAAAAATTCCGATGTTTCGCTTGAAGCATTGACCAATAAACAGCTTACAGGCGTGCAACGTCTACTGGAAGCTGGGTTATTGTTTTTCACTGTTTTTGCCATGTTTATGATGTTGGCCTTATTTAGTTTTGATCCCGCTGATCCAGGTTGGGCGCAAACAGGTTATCAAACACAAGTGCGTAACTTAGGTGGCGCGGTTGGTGCTTACCTTTCTGATTTATTGTTAAACCTTTTTGGTCTTATTGCTTATAGCCTACCTTTTGTTATTGCCATTGTAGGTTGGCTGTTGTTTCAACGTTTTCATGAATTGATGAAACTTGACTATTTGACCTTAGGGCTCAAGCTCATTGGTTTTTTCATGTTCTATCTTGGTGTAACGTCTTTAGCCAGCATGAACTTTGATGATATTTTTTACTTCTCTGCGGGTGGTATTTTAGGTGATGTGCTGAGTAAAACTTTATTGCCATACTTCTCATTTGTTGGCTCTACCTTATTATTCTTACTTTTTACCTGCGCGGGTTTTGTACTATTAACCGGATTTTCATGGCTTAAATTTATAGATAGTGTTGGTCGATACACCATTGAGAGTGCACTTTGGTTAGCGAATTCACCTAAATTGATTAAAATGCACTTTGGTACCAGTGACAACAGCGATGATGATGAACTGGGTATTGCTAAAAGTCGCTTAGGTAAGAATCGTTCAGGCAAAAACAAAGCGAATGTTAAAGATGAACCTTTAACATCTGATGAGTCTCATTCAAAAAAATCACCAGCTGCAAAAGAAGCGACCGATTCTTTACCTTCTGGTATGCATGCTCAAACAGCGATAATTGAATTACCTGAACCTTTCAATGCTGAAAACGAGCAGATAGCGCCGCGCAATATGACTGAAAAAAGCGAACCTTTTATTGATATTGCCGAGCTAATGACTGAATTGTCTGCTGGCAATGTTCAACAGCATGTAAGTGAAAAAGAAATTACCGCTGCTTTTGCTGAAGTTGATAAACCTGACGTTGCTGATGATTTCCAATCTCCAATTCCGGCGCAGTTAGCACCCATTGAACAAAGTATTTCTAATAAAAATGGCCAGGTTAATCTTGTGCCTGTTGAAGAAAAACCTTCTCAAGAAATGCCGTCTATCGATTTACTCGATCGTCCAGATAAAGCAAAAAACCCGATTAACCAAGATGAATTAGACATGGTTAGCCGTTTAGTTGAAGCAAAATTACTCGACTTTGGTGTACAAGCACAAGTAGTTGCTGTTTACCCTGGGCCTGTTATTACACGCTTTGAATTAGATTTAGCACCCGGTATTAAGGTAAATAAAATAACCAGTTTGTCGAAAGATTTAGCCCGAGCTTTATCTGCTATCAGTGTGCGCGTGGTTGAAGTTATCCCGGGTAAATCAGTGATTGGTTTAGAACTACCCAATAAACACCGTGAAATTGTCTACTTAAGTGAAGTTATTGGCTGTGCAGCTTTTGAAGAGTCTCCATCACCACTTGCTATGGTTTTAGGTACAGATATTGCCGGTGATCCTGTAGTGGTCGATTTGGGTAAAATGCCACATTTACTGGTTGCTGGTACTACCGGCTCTGGTAAATCGGTTGGTGTAAACACCATGATTGTCAGTTTGTTATATAAATCAACGCCTGAAGATGTGCGTATGATTATGATTGACCCGAAAATGCTTGAGCTTTCGGTTTATGAAGGTATTCCACATTTATTGGCTGAAGTAGTCACGGATATGAAAGATGCTGCTAATGCCCTGCGCTGGTGTGTTGGTGAAATGGAGCGTCGCTACAAAGTAATGTCAGCGGTAGGTGTACGTAACTTAAAAGGTTACAACAAGAAAGTACTTGAAGCTATTGCTGCCGGTGAGCCATTAATTGACCCAACTTGGCAACCTAATGATGGTATGGACCAAACGCCACCGATGTTAGAGAAATTACCAAGCATTGTTGTAATCGTTGATGAATTTGCCGATATGATGATGATTGTTGGTAAAAAGGTTGAAGAGCTTATTGCCCGTATCGCGCAAAAGGCTCGTGCTGCAGGAATTCACTTAATTCTTGCGACACAGCGTCCTTCTGTAGATGTTATTACCGGCTTGATTAAAGCGAACATACCTACGCGTATGGCGTTTCAGGTATCATCAGGTTTGAACTCTCGTACCATTTTAGATCAACAAGGGGCAGAGCAGTTACTCGGTATGGGTGATATGCTTTATTTACCGCCGGGTACTGGTGTACCAACGCGTGTTCATGGTGCGTTTGTTGATGATCATGAGGTTCATGCGGTCGTAAAAGATTGGAAATCTCGTGGCGAGCCTAACTACGTAGAAGAAATTTTATCGGGTGAACACGACCAAGATATTTTACTACCTGGTGAACAACCAGAAGGTAGTGAAGCTGAAGAAGTTGACGCACTTTATGATGAAGCGGTTAATTTTGTTACTGAAAAACGCCGTGTTTCAATTTCGAGTGTGCAAAGACAATTTAGAATAGGTTATAACCGCTCAGCGCGAATAGTTGAACAAATGGAACTGCAAGGTGTCGTATCTACACCGGGCAATAATGGCGCACGTGAAGTACTCGCGCCGCCACCTGTTCGTGATTTTTAA
- the lrp gene encoding leucine-responsive transcriptional regulator Lrp — MSLVKTIDRIDKNILVELQKNGRLSNVELSKRVGLSPTPCLERVKRLEKEKYISGYKAILNPHKLDAALLVFVEITLTKTSPDVFNDFAAAVDGLDVIQECHLVSGDFDFLLKTRVKDMLAYRELLGDTLLRLPAVSESRTYVVMDEIKSTNLLAIKR; from the coding sequence ATGAGCCTTGTTAAAACCATTGATCGCATTGATAAAAACATTCTTGTTGAACTACAAAAAAATGGTCGTTTATCTAATGTTGAGTTATCTAAACGGGTAGGGTTAAGTCCAACCCCTTGTTTAGAAAGAGTTAAGCGTTTAGAAAAAGAGAAGTACATTAGTGGTTATAAAGCTATTTTGAACCCACATAAACTTGATGCTGCTTTATTAGTGTTTGTTGAGATCACGCTTACTAAAACCAGCCCAGACGTTTTTAATGACTTTGCTGCAGCCGTAGATGGACTTGATGTGATTCAAGAATGTCATCTGGTTTCGGGCGATTTTGATTTTTTACTTAAAACCCGAGTTAAAGATATGCTTGCCTATCGAGAATTGCTCGGTGATACCTTATTAAGGTTGCCAGCGGTAAGTGAGAGTAGAACGTATGTTGTTATGGATGAAATTAAATCAACCAATCTACTTGCCATCAAACGTTAG
- the ald gene encoding alanine dehydrogenase has product MIIGVPKEIKNHEYRIGLTPAGVKELSVNGHEVIVEHNGGASIGFDNEQYIAAGAKIIDSAAEIFATADMIIKVKEPQPVECNMLRPGQILFTYLHLAPDPKQTELLVASGAICIAYETVTAASGGLPLLAPMSEVAGRMSIQAGAHALEKAQGGLGALLGGVPGVAPAKVLVIGGGVVGTQAARMAVGMGADVTILDRSLPRLRQLDTEFDGRLKTVYSTADAMDQLIVEADLVIGAVLIPGAAAPKLVTRAHIKMMKQGAVVVDVAIDQGGCFETSKATTHQEPTYVVDGVVHYCVANMPGGVARTSTMALTNATMPFAVTIANKGAKQALLDDEHLLAGLNVAAGKITYKPVADVLGYEYVEPSVALNA; this is encoded by the coding sequence ATGATTATCGGTGTACCTAAAGAAATTAAAAACCACGAGTACCGTATCGGCCTTACACCTGCAGGTGTTAAAGAATTATCAGTAAATGGTCACGAAGTGATTGTTGAACATAATGGTGGTGCATCTATTGGCTTTGATAATGAACAATATATCGCTGCCGGTGCAAAAATAATTGATAGCGCTGCGGAAATATTCGCAACAGCAGATATGATCATTAAAGTAAAAGAGCCACAGCCTGTTGAATGTAACATGCTTCGTCCAGGTCAAATCTTATTTACTTACTTACATTTAGCACCAGATCCTAAGCAAACTGAATTATTAGTTGCTTCTGGCGCAATCTGTATTGCTTATGAAACAGTTACAGCTGCTTCAGGTGGTTTACCTTTATTAGCACCTATGTCTGAAGTTGCAGGTCGTATGTCTATTCAAGCTGGTGCTCATGCACTAGAAAAAGCACAAGGCGGTTTAGGTGCTTTATTAGGCGGCGTTCCAGGTGTTGCTCCAGCTAAAGTATTAGTTATTGGTGGCGGTGTTGTTGGTACTCAAGCTGCACGTATGGCAGTAGGTATGGGCGCAGACGTTACTATTTTAGACCGTTCTTTACCGCGTTTACGTCAATTAGATACTGAATTCGATGGTCGTTTAAAAACTGTTTATTCTACTGCTGATGCAATGGACCAGTTAATTGTTGAAGCTGATTTAGTTATCGGTGCTGTATTAATTCCAGGTGCTGCTGCACCTAAATTAGTAACAAGAGCTCACATCAAAATGATGAAGCAAGGCGCTGTTGTTGTTGATGTTGCTATCGACCAAGGTGGTTGTTTTGAAACGTCAAAAGCTACTACGCATCAAGAACCAACTTATGTAGTTGACGGTGTTGTACATTACTGTGTTGCAAACATGCCAGGTGGTGTTGCACGTACTTCAACTATGGCGTTAACAAATGCAACAATGCCATTTGCTGTTACTATTGCAAACAAAGGTGCTAAGCAAGCATTGTTAGATGATGAGCATTTACTAGCCGGCTTAAACGTTGCTGCGGGTAAAATCACTTACAAGCCAGTTGCAGACGTACTAGGTTACGAATATGTTGAGCCAAGTGTTGCTTTAAACGCGTAA